Genomic segment of Deltaproteobacteria bacterium:
CCTGCAACACCACATACATGGCGGCAAAACCAAAAAAAGAGGCAATGAGCCAGATGGCCGACGTGATCGGATTACGACGCGTCACCATCAGGAGCGAAGTGAACACCATCAACCCGCCAATTATATAAAAAAGAATCCGTTCCATATTTTTAAATCCACAACACCACCAGTCCCGTCACGAGCAGATTCGCCAATGCTAAGGGCAACATTGTTTTCCAACCCAAGCGCATCAGTTGATCGTAGCGAAGACGGGGCAGGGTCCAGCGAACCCAAATAAAAAAGAAACAGAAAAATAAAACTTTCGCGAGAAAGACTCCCACCTGAAGCGCCGCGATAAAAATATTCTGTCCCAACGGATTCAGGTGAATTTCTATTCCCATCACTTTCAACACAATATAGAGCGCCAGCAGTGCGACGCCCATCAAAATACCGGGCACGCCGACCACAAGAGGTTCATAGTCTCTCAAATCACCGTAACCCTGTTTTTTGAAACGTCGCGCGATAAAAATTCCACCCAAAACGGAAACTGCCACCAACGAAAGCCAGACAAAACGAAGCACGGAATCGACATGCGCGCTAATCCAATCAGAAGAAATAAAAGGAAGATTCCAACCGCCGAAGAAAAGAGTTGTGATGATGCAGGAGCCGATAATAATGTGGGCATATTCACCCATAAAAAAGAGGGCGAACTTCATGCTCGAATATTCGACGTGAAAACCGGCCACGAGCTCCGATTCCCCTTCGGGCAAATCGAAAGGCAGGCGGTTTGTCTCCGCGAAAACGGCGGCAAGAAAAATAAAAAAAGCCAAAGGCTGACGAATAATATTCCAATGCCACAAACTGGCACCCTGTTGCATAACAATGTCGCTCAACCGTAGAGACCCCGAGAGCAGAAAAATGCCGACTACGGCCAAACCCATGGCAACTTCATAACTGATCATCTGCGCCGAAGAGCGAAGACCTCCCAACAAAGAATATTTATTGTTTCCCGCCCAACCGGCCAGCATAACGCCATAAACACCAAGACTCGACATGGCAAAAACATAAATAAGTCCCGCATTCAAATCGGCTACCTGCAACAAAAATATTTTATCGCCATAGTGGATGGGCGCCGCGAATGGAACCACCGCGAGTGTAATGGTCGCAACAAACATGGTAATCATCGGCGCCAAAATAAAAAGAGGTTTGTTGACGTTGGCCGGAATGATGTCTTCTTTGAAGAGCAATTTGACAACGTCGTTCAAAGCATTGATAAGACCGCCAAGACGCACTCCTAAAATGGCGGCGCGGTTGGGTCCGCGGCGATCCTGAATATAAGCCGCCCCTTTTCGCTCGAGCCAAATCAAAACC
This window contains:
- a CDS encoding NADH-quinone oxidoreductase subunit H, with the protein product MDYAIAALKTVLIFFVVINLVPVLIWLERKGAAYIQDRRGPNRAAILGVRLGGLINALNDVVKLLFKEDIIPANVNKPLFILAPMITMFVATITLAVVPFAAPIHYGDKIFLLQVADLNAGLIYVFAMSSLGVYGVMLAGWAGNNKYSLLGGLRSSAQMISYEVAMGLAVVGIFLLSGSLRLSDIVMQQGASLWHWNIIRQPLAFFIFLAAVFAETNRLPFDLPEGESELVAGFHVEYSSMKFALFFMGEYAHIIIGSCIITTLFFGGWNLPFISSDWISAHVDSVLRFVWLSLVAVSVLGGIFIARRFKKQGYGDLRDYEPLVVGVPGILMGVALLALYIVLKVMGIEIHLNPLGQNIFIAALQVGVFLAKVLFFCFFFIWVRWTLPRLRYDQLMRLGWKTMLPLALANLLVTGLVVLWI